The Streptococcus pantholopis genome has a segment encoding these proteins:
- a CDS encoding ABC-F family ATP-binding cassette domain-containing protein, with protein MIILQGNKLERSFSGELLFDNITIRIAERDRLALVGRNGAGKTTLLKMLVGEEEPTSGEISRKRDLSVSYLAQDSRFESEKTIFEEMLQVFAGLRESEQQLRTMETKMEELSGSDLEKLMADYDQLTEDFRSQGGFTYEADIKTILNGFKFDASMWEMKISDLSGGQNTRLALAKMLLEKPELLVLDEPTNHLDVETIAWLENYLSTYPGALLIVSHDRYFLDKVATTTLDLTRHSLDRYAGNYSRFVDLKAERLAAETKRYEKQSQTIAKLEDFVQRNIVRASTTKRAQARRKQLEKMQTLEKPQSAQKSANMTFRADKASGNVVLTVSDAAIGYNGKVLSQPLNLEVRKLDAIAVVGPNGIGKSTFIKSIAGEIPFLKGGARYGANVSTGYYDQNQSHLTKTNTVLEELWQAFPTSSELEIRNRLGAFLFSGEDVKKSVAMLSGGERARLLLAKLSMENNNFLLLDEPTNHLDIDSKEVLENALIDFEGTLIFVSHDRYFINRVATKVLEISAAGSQLYLGDYDYYLSKKAESESQKEPRDASDKSSESSASVDYQKQKASQKEQRRIKRRISDLEQQLDSLAAAGQAVQTQMAATNEADELADLQEKLEEIGKEEEQLIEEWTLLSEQAEE; from the coding sequence ATGATTATTTTACAAGGGAATAAGCTGGAGCGCTCATTTTCTGGTGAGCTGCTCTTTGATAATATCACTATTCGGATTGCTGAACGGGATCGCTTAGCTTTGGTTGGCCGCAACGGTGCTGGAAAAACAACCTTGCTTAAAATGCTGGTCGGTGAGGAAGAACCGACCAGCGGGGAAATCAGCCGAAAGCGAGATTTATCGGTTTCCTATTTGGCCCAGGACAGCCGTTTTGAATCTGAGAAAACAATTTTTGAAGAAATGCTGCAGGTTTTTGCTGGTTTACGGGAATCAGAGCAGCAGTTGCGCACCATGGAAACTAAAATGGAAGAGCTGTCCGGCAGTGATTTAGAAAAGCTGATGGCTGATTATGACCAGCTGACAGAAGATTTCCGTTCCCAGGGCGGTTTTACTTATGAAGCTGATATTAAAACGATTCTTAACGGTTTTAAATTTGATGCTTCAATGTGGGAGATGAAGATTTCTGACTTGTCCGGCGGTCAAAATACACGTTTGGCTTTAGCTAAAATGCTTCTGGAAAAGCCTGAGTTACTGGTTTTGGATGAGCCGACGAATCATCTGGACGTTGAAACAATCGCCTGGCTAGAAAATTATCTGAGCACTTATCCGGGGGCTCTGCTTATCGTCAGTCATGACCGTTACTTTTTGGATAAAGTGGCAACTACAACACTGGATCTGACACGCCATTCGCTGGATCGTTATGCAGGCAATTATTCTAGGTTCGTTGATTTGAAAGCTGAAAGGCTGGCCGCTGAGACGAAACGTTATGAAAAACAGTCTCAAACGATTGCTAAGTTAGAAGATTTTGTTCAGCGCAATATCGTGCGTGCTTCTACGACCAAACGTGCCCAAGCCAGACGCAAGCAATTAGAAAAAATGCAAACTCTGGAAAAGCCTCAATCTGCTCAAAAATCAGCTAATATGACCTTTCGGGCAGATAAGGCCTCGGGAAATGTTGTTTTAACTGTAAGTGATGCCGCTATTGGCTATAACGGCAAGGTTTTATCCCAGCCGCTTAATTTGGAAGTCCGCAAGCTTGATGCCATTGCAGTTGTCGGACCAAATGGTATCGGGAAGTCCACCTTTATCAAATCCATTGCAGGCGAGATTCCTTTTCTAAAGGGAGGAGCCCGTTACGGAGCGAATGTCAGCACAGGCTACTATGATCAAAACCAGTCGCATTTAACAAAAACAAATACAGTCCTTGAGGAGCTCTGGCAAGCTTTCCCGACCAGTTCTGAACTGGAAATCAGAAACCGTTTGGGAGCCTTTCTTTTCTCAGGTGAGGATGTCAAAAAATCAGTAGCCATGCTTTCAGGCGGTGAACGTGCTCGCTTGCTTTTAGCTAAATTGTCTATGGAAAATAATAATTTTCTCCTTCTTGATGAGCCGACCAATCATTTAGACATTGACAGCAAAGAGGTTTTGGAAAATGCTCTTATTGATTTTGAGGGAACTTTAATCTTTGTCAGCCATGATCGCTATTTTATTAATCGTGTGGCCACTAAAGTTTTAGAAATTTCTGCGGCAGGCTCCCAACTTTATTTGGGGGACTATGATTATTATCTCAGCAAAAAGGCAGAATCAGAATCACAAAAAGAACCAAGAGATGCTTCTGACAAGAGCTCTGAATCATCCGCCTCTGTGGATTATCAAAAACAGAAAGCCAGTCAAAAAGAACAGCGCAGGATAAAAAGGCGCATCAGTGACCTTGAACAGCAGCTGGACAGTTTGGCGGCAGCAGGCCAAGCCGTTCAGACTCAGATGGCTGCCACAAATGAAGCGGATGAGCTGGCAGACTTGCAGGAAAAACTGGAAGAAATCGGCAAAGAGGAAGAGCAGCTGATTGAAGAATGGACACTGCTAAGCGAGCAGGCCGAAGAATAG
- a CDS encoding M57 family metalloprotease encodes MKNLFRMILFIPRLIFRMIWHLFWGIVKTALVIAIILFALAYYANHSGSDLAQSFSGMMDNVAAFFADTKSDGLQNKLANLSTEDFTYYSGARWAQNSATVYIDTEVPTLINAYETAIANWNATGAFTFTIVTNPEEADIIATDYSDSSSQAAGLAETEINAVTNQISHVEVKLNTYYLLNDSYSYTLDRIIHTAEHELGHAIGLAHDDSETSVMQSSGSYYGIQEADISAVQQLYAD; translated from the coding sequence ATGAAAAACCTTTTTAGAATGATTTTATTTATTCCCAGACTGATTTTCCGGATGATTTGGCATCTCTTCTGGGGGATTGTTAAAACAGCCCTTGTCATTGCCATTATCTTGTTTGCCCTAGCCTATTATGCCAACCACAGTGGGTCTGACTTAGCTCAGAGTTTCTCAGGTATGATGGACAATGTCGCAGCATTTTTCGCTGATACGAAGAGCGATGGTCTTCAGAATAAGCTGGCTAATTTGTCAACAGAGGATTTTACCTATTACAGCGGTGCCCGCTGGGCGCAAAATTCAGCCACAGTCTACATAGACACAGAAGTACCAACACTAATAAATGCTTATGAGACAGCGATTGCCAATTGGAATGCTACAGGAGCTTTCACTTTTACCATTGTAACAAATCCGGAAGAAGCTGATATTATAGCTACTGATTATTCAGACAGCAGCAGCCAAGCGGCCGGACTTGCTGAAACAGAAATCAATGCGGTGACGAATCAGATTAGCCATGTTGAGGTGAAGTTAAATACTTATTACCTATTAAATGATAGTTACAGCTACACTCTGGATCGGATTATCCATACTGCTGAGCATGAGCTGGGTCATGCTATCGGTTTGGCTCACGATGACAGTGAAACATCGGTTATGCAGTCATCGGGTTCTTACTACGGTATTCAGGAAGCTGATATTTCAGCTGTACAGCAATTGTATGCTGACTGA
- a CDS encoding DUF1307 domain-containing protein, whose protein sequence is MMKKRLYLFLGLALSLLAVFTLTACGSKQTESVSYQRISDNDDSRETLYFKEGSDEMIKQVTVYTVTYQGMEVAGKDEAKDLFENDIYRAYKNLDGVDLSFDYSDTKATMTMVLDYTKVDLSQLADADENPDLKQADYLSIKQTEENLKNAGFEKVSDNKFQELQNQ, encoded by the coding sequence ATGATGAAAAAAAGATTATACTTGTTTTTAGGTCTGGCTCTTTCTCTTTTGGCGGTCTTTACTTTGACGGCCTGCGGAAGCAAGCAAACTGAATCGGTGTCTTATCAAAGGATCAGTGACAATGATGATTCGCGGGAAACGCTCTATTTTAAAGAGGGAAGCGATGAAATGATTAAACAGGTTACAGTTTATACAGTCACTTATCAGGGAATGGAAGTAGCTGGTAAAGACGAGGCTAAAGATCTTTTTGAGAATGACATTTATCGGGCTTATAAGAATCTAGACGGTGTTGATCTTTCTTTTGATTACAGTGATACAAAAGCCACCATGACGATGGTTCTTGATTATACAAAGGTTGATCTCAGTCAGTTGGCGGATGCCGATGAGAATCCTGACTTAAAACAGGCAGATTATCTCAGTATTAAGCAAACCGAAGAAAACCTAAAAAATGCAGGTTTTGAAAAAGTAAGCGATAATAAGTTTCAGGAATTACAAAACCAATAA
- a CDS encoding alpha/beta hydrolase, protein MAFLQIEYHSQVLGMERQVNVIYPDAAELSETEAKDTDIPVLYLLHGMGGNENSWQKRTNIERLLRHTNLIVVMPSTDLGWYTDTAYGMSYFTAIAVELPQVLQRFFPYMSKKREKTFIAGLSMGGYGAYKIALATDKFSYAASFSGALGLGLDGQEIAENTGEKKAYWEGIFGDLKSEKTAQHLLTHVAEKSDKKTKFYAWCGYEDYLYQSNETAVKELTALGLDIDYHTSHGKHEWYYWNLQLDKLFEWLPIDYVKEERLI, encoded by the coding sequence ATGGCTTTTTTGCAAATTGAATACCATTCTCAGGTTTTAGGCATGGAACGGCAGGTCAATGTGATTTATCCCGATGCTGCTGAACTCTCTGAGACTGAAGCCAAAGACACAGATATACCGGTGTTGTATTTGCTGCACGGTATGGGGGGCAATGAGAATTCTTGGCAGAAGCGAACTAATATTGAACGCCTCCTGCGGCATACTAATTTAATTGTTGTGATGCCGTCGACTGATTTAGGCTGGTATACCGACACAGCCTACGGGATGTCCTACTTTACAGCTATTGCTGTTGAACTGCCGCAGGTCTTGCAGCGTTTCTTTCCCTATATGAGCAAGAAGCGGGAAAAAACGTTTATTGCCGGTCTTTCCATGGGCGGCTACGGTGCCTATAAAATCGCTCTGGCTACAGATAAGTTTTCTTATGCCGCTTCTTTTTCCGGAGCTTTGGGATTAGGCCTGGACGGGCAGGAAATTGCTGAAAACACAGGAGAGAAAAAGGCCTACTGGGAAGGGATTTTTGGTGATTTGAAATCAGAAAAAACGGCTCAGCACCTTTTGACGCATGTAGCTGAAAAGTCAGATAAAAAAACAAAATTTTATGCCTGGTGCGGTTATGAAGACTACCTTTACCAGTCCAATGAAACGGCAGTAAAAGAACTGACAGCACTCGGTCTGGATATCGATTATCATACCAGTCACGGCAAGCATGAGTGGTATTACTGGAATCTGCAGCTGGATAAGCTTTTTGAGTGGCTTCCTATTGATTATGTGAAAGAAGAAAGACTGATTTAA
- a CDS encoding ribonuclease J translates to MSDIKIIALGGVRENGKNFYIAEVNDSIFVLDAGLKYPENEQLGVDFVVPNLDYLIENKRRVQGIFLTHGHADAIGALPYLISEVKAPVFGSELTIELAKLFVKNNGPKKFHNFHVVDSNTEIEFGDAVVSFFKTTHSIPESLGVVVGTDQGNIVYTGDFKFDQAARAAYKTDLGRLSEIGSEGVLALLADSANAGSRVQTASESEVGKEIDSVISDADGRVIVAAVASNLVRIQQVFDSAADHGRRVVLTGFDAENIVRTAIRLKKLRIADEKLIVKPKDIGKFADRELIVLEAGRMGEPINSLEKMAVGRHRYVQIKEGDLVYIVTTPSVAKEAVVARVENLIYKAGGSVKLITQNLHVSGHANARDLQLLMNLLKPQYLFPVQGEYRDLAAHAELAEEIGMFPENIYIMKRGDIMTLGDQGFLHEGGVAAGDVMIDGNAIGDVGNIVLRDRKVLSEDGIFIVAITVNKKEKKIVSRAKVNTRGFVYIKKSRDILRESAELVNGAVADYLAKDSFDWGELKGIVRDEVGRFLFEQTKRRPAILPVVMEVR, encoded by the coding sequence ATGAGTGATATAAAAATTATCGCCTTGGGCGGTGTCCGTGAAAACGGGAAGAACTTTTACATAGCAGAAGTCAACGATTCTATTTTTGTGCTTGATGCGGGTCTCAAATATCCCGAAAATGAGCAGCTTGGGGTTGACTTCGTTGTTCCTAATCTGGACTACTTAATTGAAAATAAGCGGCGCGTGCAGGGAATTTTTCTGACACATGGGCACGCAGATGCGATCGGTGCTCTGCCTTATTTGATTTCCGAAGTGAAGGCCCCTGTCTTTGGATCAGAGCTGACAATTGAACTGGCTAAACTGTTTGTCAAAAATAACGGACCGAAAAAATTCCATAATTTTCATGTGGTGGACAGCAACACAGAAATCGAATTCGGTGATGCGGTTGTTTCCTTTTTCAAAACAACCCACTCTATTCCGGAAAGTCTGGGTGTTGTTGTCGGTACTGATCAAGGAAACATTGTTTATACCGGTGATTTTAAATTTGACCAAGCAGCCAGAGCAGCCTACAAAACGGATTTAGGGCGGCTGTCTGAAATCGGCAGTGAAGGCGTACTGGCTCTTCTTGCTGATTCGGCTAATGCCGGCAGCAGGGTTCAGACAGCCAGCGAGTCGGAAGTCGGCAAGGAAATTGACAGTGTCATATCGGATGCAGACGGCCGAGTTATTGTTGCTGCGGTAGCCTCCAATCTTGTGCGAATTCAGCAAGTTTTTGATTCGGCTGCTGACCACGGCCGCCGTGTGGTTTTGACTGGTTTTGATGCTGAGAATATTGTGCGGACCGCCATCCGGCTGAAAAAACTGCGTATTGCCGATGAAAAGCTGATTGTCAAGCCTAAAGATATCGGCAAGTTTGCTGACCGTGAGCTGATTGTGCTGGAAGCCGGACGGATGGGTGAGCCTATCAACAGTCTGGAAAAAATGGCTGTCGGCCGCCACCGCTATGTACAGATAAAAGAAGGTGATCTGGTTTATATTGTCACCACACCAAGTGTTGCTAAAGAAGCCGTTGTAGCCCGTGTTGAAAATTTGATTTACAAGGCCGGCGGGTCGGTCAAATTGATTACCCAGAATCTCCATGTATCCGGTCATGCCAATGCCCGCGATTTGCAGCTGCTGATGAATCTGCTTAAACCTCAGTATTTGTTCCCAGTTCAGGGAGAATACCGTGATTTGGCCGCCCATGCCGAATTAGCAGAAGAAATCGGCATGTTCCCTGAAAACATTTATATTATGAAGCGGGGGGACATTATGACGCTCGGTGACCAAGGTTTCCTGCATGAAGGTGGGGTAGCAGCCGGTGATGTCATGATTGACGGTAATGCCATCGGCGATGTTGGCAATATTGTCCTGCGTGACCGCAAGGTTCTCTCTGAAGACGGTATTTTCATTGTCGCTATCACGGTTAATAAAAAGGAAAAGAAAATTGTCTCCAGGGCCAAAGTTAATACGCGAGGTTTTGTTTATATCAAGAAAAGCCGGGATATTCTGCGTGAAAGTGCGGAGCTGGTCAATGGAGCAGTTGCTGACTATTTAGCGAAAGACAGTTTTGACTGGGGTGAACTTAAAGGTATTGTCCGCGACGAAGTCGGCCGCTTCCTGTTTGAACAGACCAAACGCCGGCCAGCGATTCTTCCTGTTGTTATGGAAGTCCGCTGA
- a CDS encoding ABC transporter ATP-binding protein/permease has translation MLELQHVTKIYQTGGQSLAALEDINLAFRANEFVSVLGQSGSGKTTLLNIIGGLDQYTSGDLLINGQSTKTFKDRDWDAYRNHTIGFVFQSYNLISHQTALSNVEMALTLSGVAKSERRKRAMEALEHVGLAKQAHKRPNQMSGGQMQRIAIARALVNNPDILLADEPTGALDSETSVQIMELLKEIAKDRLVIMVTHNPDLAARYSTRIIKVLDGHIISDSDPYDPARLQAAGAKAAFKKTKMRFWTALNLSFNNLLTKKGRTFLTAFAGSIGIIGIALILSLSNGVQDYIDQVQEDTLVAYPLSLKKNDSNSLTSLFSARMEAFEDGSDHSQSENIGVNDTLKSLLTSETSDNDLEAFKVYLENHQKDFDTLTKDIHYSYDLSPQIYAADTSNGVKAVNPSDLSQELDTDNVMVKTMADNMEIWSEISSDKEMLKSQYQLLAGHLPQKADEVILMVDENHNVNDLVLYSLGLEDRDELSRLSQETKDDEQTYTYDDLLGRSFKLVIQSDIFQKENGLWVDKSSDTAYMTDLINKGKDITIVGIVKPQEGTSNNASVGGIGYTQALTKHISKAVNASQIAKEQTDDKGTNVFTGQPFSADVAAFSSQNLTDEQRQALAGMTAEELAAYVSQYNQNADASYEDNLKTIGIIDLNAPSSIDFYAASFENKENLKDLIDDYNRQMKKADKEAQIISYTDDIALVMSSVTTMINMITYVLIGFVAISLVVSSIMIAIITYISVLERTKEIGILRAIGASKKDVRRIFTAETAIEGLISGLMGILITLLLNIPINKVIENITDVAHISVLPIWAGAVLIAISIFLTVTAGIIPSRFAAKKDPVEALHAE, from the coding sequence ATGTTAGAACTGCAGCATGTTACAAAAATTTACCAAACGGGCGGGCAGAGCCTTGCTGCTCTTGAGGACATCAATCTGGCTTTTCGTGCCAATGAATTTGTTTCTGTTTTAGGGCAGTCCGGCTCCGGCAAGACCACTCTGCTTAATATTATTGGCGGACTGGATCAGTATACATCAGGTGATTTGCTGATTAACGGGCAGTCTACCAAGACATTTAAGGACCGCGACTGGGATGCTTACCGCAACCATACCATCGGTTTTGTTTTTCAGTCATACAATTTGATTTCCCACCAAACAGCTTTGAGTAATGTAGAGATGGCTCTGACCCTTTCAGGGGTGGCAAAATCTGAGCGGCGCAAACGCGCTATGGAGGCCTTAGAGCATGTCGGTTTAGCAAAACAGGCTCATAAACGGCCCAACCAAATGTCAGGCGGTCAGATGCAGCGGATTGCCATAGCCAGAGCTTTGGTCAACAATCCGGATATTCTTTTGGCAGATGAGCCGACAGGTGCCTTAGATTCGGAAACGTCGGTACAGATCATGGAGCTGCTTAAGGAGATAGCCAAAGACCGTCTGGTCATCATGGTGACGCACAATCCTGATTTAGCTGCGCGGTATTCGACCCGTATTATAAAAGTATTAGATGGTCATATTATCAGTGATTCAGACCCTTACGACCCTGCCAGACTGCAGGCGGCAGGAGCTAAGGCTGCTTTTAAGAAAACCAAAATGCGTTTTTGGACAGCCCTGAACCTGTCTTTTAATAATCTTCTGACTAAAAAGGGCAGAACCTTCCTGACGGCTTTTGCAGGATCTATCGGCATTATCGGAATTGCCTTAATTTTGTCTCTGTCCAACGGTGTTCAGGATTATATTGATCAGGTGCAGGAAGATACCTTGGTAGCCTATCCTTTATCTTTAAAAAAGAATGATAGCAATTCTCTGACCAGTCTTTTTTCAGCCAGAATGGAGGCCTTTGAAGACGGATCAGACCATTCTCAGTCGGAAAATATTGGCGTTAACGACACCTTAAAAAGCCTGTTGACCTCTGAAACGTCGGATAATGATTTAGAAGCCTTTAAAGTTTATTTGGAGAATCATCAAAAAGACTTTGACACACTCACTAAAGATATTCATTATTCTTATGACCTGTCTCCGCAGATCTATGCCGCAGACACATCTAACGGCGTCAAAGCTGTCAATCCATCAGATTTGAGTCAGGAATTAGATACTGATAATGTGATGGTTAAAACAATGGCTGATAACATGGAAATTTGGTCAGAAATCAGCAGTGACAAAGAGATGCTCAAGTCTCAGTATCAGCTTCTCGCCGGTCATTTGCCCCAAAAAGCTGATGAGGTCATTTTGATGGTTGATGAAAACCATAATGTCAATGACTTGGTGCTCTATAGTCTCGGACTGGAAGATAGGGACGAACTCAGCCGCTTATCCCAAGAAACAAAAGACGATGAACAGACTTACACCTACGATGACTTGCTCGGACGGTCCTTTAAGCTGGTTATCCAATCCGATATTTTTCAAAAGGAAAATGGTCTCTGGGTGGATAAATCGTCGGATACAGCCTATATGACAGATCTTATTAATAAGGGAAAAGACATCACAATAGTCGGTATTGTTAAACCGCAGGAAGGAACATCTAATAACGCTTCTGTTGGGGGAATTGGCTATACGCAGGCGCTGACAAAGCATATTTCAAAAGCTGTTAATGCCAGCCAGATTGCCAAGGAACAAACAGATGATAAGGGAACAAATGTTTTTACCGGACAGCCTTTTTCTGCTGATGTGGCTGCATTTTCTTCACAAAATCTGACTGACGAACAAAGGCAGGCTTTGGCGGGAATGACGGCAGAAGAATTAGCCGCTTATGTGTCTCAGTACAATCAAAATGCCGATGCCAGCTATGAAGACAATCTAAAAACGATTGGTATCATTGATTTAAATGCTCCCTCCAGTATCGACTTTTATGCTGCTTCTTTTGAGAATAAGGAAAACTTAAAAGACTTGATTGATGATTATAACAGACAGATGAAAAAGGCTGACAAGGAGGCGCAGATTATCAGTTATACTGATGACATCGCCTTAGTGATGTCATCGGTGACCACCATGATTAATATGATAACCTATGTCCTAATCGGTTTTGTAGCCATTTCCTTGGTTGTCTCCTCTATTATGATTGCCATTATTACCTATATTTCGGTTCTGGAGCGGACCAAGGAAATCGGAATTTTACGTGCTATTGGAGCATCGAAAAAAGATGTCCGCCGTATTTTCACGGCTGAAACGGCAATTGAAGGCCTTATTTCCGGTCTTATGGGAATTTTAATCACTCTGCTTCTTAATATTCCCATTAATAAAGTTATTGAAAATATCACCGATGTTGCCCATATCTCTGTCCTGCCTATTTGGGCAGGAGCCGTGCTGATTGCAATTTCCATCTTTTTAACTGTCACAGCAGGGATTATCCCTTCACGCTTTGCTGCGAAAAAAGATCCGGTTGAAGCTTTGCATGCAGAGTAG
- the mazE gene encoding type II toxin-antitoxin system PemI/MazE family antitoxin, producing the protein MVTVKARKVGNSMIVTLPKTFDIKAGTEFFVYKGVDGALVLAPKIENPFDGEADLTMTDDFKEVVFLDNE; encoded by the coding sequence ATGGTAACGGTAAAAGCAAGAAAGGTTGGTAACTCAATGATTGTAACGCTTCCAAAAACGTTTGATATTAAAGCAGGAACAGAATTTTTCGTTTATAAAGGTGTTGATGGTGCCCTTGTTTTGGCGCCTAAAATAGAGAATCCTTTTGATGGAGAAGCAGATTTAACGATGACAGACGATTTTAAAGAGGTCGTTTTTCTAGATAATGAGTAA
- a CDS encoding type II toxin-antitoxin system PemK/MazF family toxin: MSKAYIPKKQDLVWIDFDPAAGREIQKRRPALVISSQNYAKQTGFVAVCPITQGQQKLKDRGLLVTVRHKAIRGAVNPFQLHTFNFRDRNIQKIGQLDTQLFQKVAQLYPYIFGE, encoded by the coding sequence ATGAGTAAGGCTTACATTCCTAAAAAGCAAGACCTTGTTTGGATTGATTTTGACCCAGCTGCTGGAAGGGAAATTCAAAAGCGCCGACCGGCTTTAGTCATTTCAAGTCAAAACTATGCCAAACAAACCGGATTTGTAGCTGTCTGCCCCATCACTCAAGGCCAGCAAAAACTAAAAGACAGAGGACTCTTGGTGACTGTCCGTCACAAAGCAATCCGAGGGGCAGTCAATCCCTTTCAACTGCACACTTTTAATTTTCGGGACAGAAATATCCAAAAAATCGGTCAGCTTGATACCCAGCTCTTTCAAAAGGTAGCACAGCTCTATCCTTATATTTTTGGAGAATAA
- a CDS encoding ABC transporter ATP-binding protein has protein sequence MKEIVQLKKATVQVNNGFTDVKTILDDVSLTIYEHDFLTILGGNGAGKSTLFNVIAGTLPLSSGSITILGEDVTALPAEKRAKYLSRVFQDPKMGTAPRMTVAENLLIALHRGEKRGLAARKIHHYSEKFTDLTGQTGNGLEKHLDTPTGLLSGGQRQALSLLMATLKRPELLLLDEHTAALDPKTSVALMELTDTFIRQQKLTSLMITHHMEDALKYGNRLIVMKDGSIIQDLNQEEKAQMTIADYYQLFE, from the coding sequence ATGAAAGAAATTGTTCAATTAAAAAAAGCGACCGTCCAAGTCAATAACGGCTTTACTGATGTCAAAACGATTCTTGATGATGTCAGTCTGACAATATATGAACATGATTTTCTAACGATTTTGGGCGGCAACGGCGCCGGGAAATCAACACTCTTTAACGTTATCGCCGGAACCCTGCCTTTAAGCAGCGGCAGTATCACCATTTTAGGCGAAGATGTGACTGCTCTTCCTGCTGAAAAGAGAGCTAAATATCTATCCCGTGTCTTTCAGGATCCTAAAATGGGAACGGCTCCGCGCATGACCGTTGCTGAAAATCTTCTGATAGCCCTGCACCGCGGTGAGAAGCGGGGACTGGCCGCTCGGAAAATCCACCATTATAGCGAAAAATTTACAGACTTAACCGGTCAAACCGGCAATGGACTGGAAAAACATCTGGATACTCCTACCGGTCTTCTCTCAGGCGGTCAGCGCCAGGCTCTCAGTCTTTTGATGGCGACGCTGAAACGTCCGGAGCTTCTCCTGCTTGATGAGCATACAGCAGCACTGGATCCTAAAACCAGTGTTGCGCTGATGGAGCTGACGGATACCTTTATCAGACAGCAAAAGCTGACCAGCCTGATGATTACCCACCATATGGAAGATGCTCTCAAATACGGCAACCGTCTGATTGTTATGAAAGACGGCTCCATCATACAGGACTTAAACCAGGAAGAAAAAGCCCAGATGACCATTGCTGATTATTATCAATTGTTTGAGTAA